Proteins found in one Planococcus citri chromosome 2, ihPlaCitr1.1, whole genome shotgun sequence genomic segment:
- the LOC135836564 gene encoding beta-1,4-mannosyltransferase egh-like, with protein MLKTATRGMITPNRIKHALHCMGFLFVIIFMMKHLVSFAELKSKNADAWKTYGPTMYTMMVAIRLLVLLALPQVVLNFLGLICFNAFPEKVTLKGSSLLTPLICIRIVTRGDYPQLVRDNVARNMARCSEAGMDNFLIEVVTDKMIGLPNHRRIREIVIPSTYTPKSGAKYKARALQYCLEDGVNILADNDYIVHLDEETIMTVNSIRGIVNFILDGKYDFGQGLITYANDKIVNWTTTLADSIRVADDMGKLRAQFYFFHKPILSWKGSFIVSRVEAEKRVSFDNGMKGSLAEDCYFAMKAYQLGCTFNFIDGDMWEKSPFTIRDYIEQRKRWIQGLMLVVISPEISWRYKFWLSMSLYAWITIPLTLSNIFLSFFFPIPMPIWLNCLCIFIGSVNLYMYFFGTIKSISVYRIGVCRYSLCLVSVIYVVLIATIMENIAVIKSVFGSKKAFYIVKKDSNNLIVA; from the exons ATGCTGAAAACTGCCACCCGAG GTATGATCACTCCAAACAGAATAAAACATGCATTACATTGTATGGGATTCCTTTTCGTGATCATATTCATGATGAAGCATTTAGTATCATTCGCTGAACTAAAGTCTAAAAATGCCGACGCGTGGAAAACGTACGGGCCAACAATGTACACAATGATGGTCGCTATAAGATTACTAGTCTTACTCGCTCTACCTCAAGTTGTGCTGAATTTCCTCGGTCTAATATGTTTCAACGCGTTTCCGGAAAAAGTCACTTTAAAAGGATCCTCGTTACTGACGCCTTTGATTTGTATACGGATCGTAACTCGAGGCGATTATCCGCAATTAGTACGCGATAACGTGGCCAGGAACATGGCTCGTTGTTCGGAAGCCGGCATGGATAATTTTCTAATCGAAGTAGTCACCGATAAAATGATCGGATTACCGAATCACAGACGAATTCGAGAAATCGTCATACCGTCCACGTATACGCCTAAAAGTGGAGCTAAGTATAAAGCTCGAGCTTTACAGTACTGTCTGGAAGATGGTGTGAATATTTTGGCTGATAATGATTACATTGTGCATTTGGACGAAGAAACCATTATGACGGTGAACTCGATACGAGGCATTGTTAATTTTATACTCGATGGTAAATATGATTTTGGTCAAGGGCTGATTACTTACGCCAACGATAAAATCGTCAATTGGACTACGACTTTGGCTGACAGTATTCGAGTTGCAGACGATATGGGTAAATTAAGAGCCCAGTTTTATTTCTTCCATAAGCCCATACTCAGTTGGAAAGGATCGTTTATTGTGTCAagg GTGGAAGCTGAAAAACGTGTATCCTTCGATAACGGTATGAAAGGCTCGCTAGCCGAAGACTGTTACTTCGCTATGAAAGCTTACCAACTCGGATGCACTTTCAACTTCATCGACGGAGACATGTGGGAAAAGTCACCGTTCACCATTCGCGACTACATCGAACAAAGAAAACGATGGATTCAAGGACTCATGTTGGTGGTTATTTCGCCAGAAATAAGCTGGCGTTATAAATTCTGGCTATCTATGTCTTTATACGCTTGGATTACCATTCCGCTAACTTTATCGaacatttttctcagtttcTTTTTCCCCATACCGATGCCTATCTGGTTGAATTGCTTATGCATATTTATCGGCTCCGTCAActtgtatatgtatttttttggcacGATAAAATCGATCTCCGTGTATCGAATAGGTGTTTGCAGATATAGCTTGTGCTTGGTCAGTGTCATCTACGTTGTACTTATTGCTACAATTATGGAGAATATTGCTGTCATAAAAAGTGTTTTTGGCTCTAAGAAGGCGTTTTACATTGTGAAAAAAGATTCCAATAATTTGATCGTGGCATAG
- the LOC135836566 gene encoding uncharacterized protein LOC135836566, giving the protein MAEMNFVDFQMKVLRGIGYNNVSTTNRAYQWIKSNSTIDGPCLNYLKNYVTEDNFITQKEMNMYKNIISQDLIPISEEEIDKALEEFYLEDAPMAGFNHSDTFYVENELEKAETYLKELEFSKRLLQRQYNKVQDEINVLRTKNKDKETNIENASERAKKIDRMYEETSKKLQNDLNQIGNTFHKLTDKNVTEEEHSIFTINFEIFKKINCTFRDSIDFILEKQFGKIPVHITDSENETDPSTLNKFLNDDLGDWKKAEDLVSIVLSLGDQTFKNLMIKCEEAELGQLTEFLRNLKFEITAKNSLSGAGIACLQAQISINDETTEEYKKKSEQMQNSLEKFHKNNPLHEILLSEKLKVEQKSKNDKKCVRKISELCSKYADLITVQACLLENERENVTLAVDLYKRGIDVLGTQEQKHLKAMENLEKLKNQPELEQNTNTFLKSTLNLLNLVSSDPAPHKMVQKYPKAVCGAKKKIVSLVDEEFRRIQSIHTLILELDEIVFNGPAKQPFHIVDLMADKRIIELRYAEFSKIYRGFKTKYNEEMEKLNNDEYLKLEKLLWIMFLTDPTSLQDNLVKLRQRSGANKSLNVRKGESMFVLKDNKVTGTSFY; this is encoded by the exons ATGGCAGAAATGAACTTCGTTGATTTCCAAATGAAAGTTCTTCGTGGCATTGGCTACAATAATGTTTCCACCACGAACAGAGCATATCAGTGGATAAAAAGTAATAGTACCATCGATGGACCATGtttaaattacttgaaaaattatgtaacAGAAGACAACTTCATCACCCAAAAAGAAATGAACAT GTACAAAAATATAATAAGCCAAGATCTTATACCGATTAGTGAAGAAGAAATTGATAAAGCTCTGGAAGAATTCTATTTGGAAGATGCTCCTATGGCAGGTTTTAATCATAGCGATACTTTCTACGTTGAAAATGAACTAGAAAAAGCAGAAACTTATTTGAAAGAATTGGAATTCTCGAAACGACTTCTGCA AAGACAGTATAACAAAGTTCAAGACGAAATCAATGTTTTGAGGACGAAAAACAAAGATAAAGAAACTAATATTGAGAATGCATCTGaacgtgcaaaaaaaattgatcgtatGTACGAAGAAACatcgaaaaaacttcaaaatgatttgaaccaaATTGGAAACACATTCCATAAATTAACGGATAAG AACGTTACTGAAGAAGAGCACAGTATTTTCaccattaattttgaaattttcaaaaaaataaattgtacgTTCAGGGATAGCATTGACTTCATACTAGAGAAGCAGTTTGGTAAA ATTCCAGTGCATATAACTGACTCAGAAAATGAAACCGACCCGAgtactttgaataaatttttaaacgatgaCTTGGGTGACTGGAAGAAAGCTGAAGATTTGGTATCAATTGTTCTCAG TTTAGGAGACCAaacatttaaaaacttgatgattAAATGTGAAGAAGCTGAACTTGGTCAATTGACAGAATTTctacgtaatttaaaatttgagatcaCCGCCAAAAATAGTCTTTCTGGTGCCGGAATCGCCTGTCTACA AGCTCAAATTTCGATTAATGACGAAACGACAGAAGAATACAAGAAGAAGTCTGAGCAAATGCAGAACTCTTTGGAAAAGTTCCACAAAAATAACCCTCTGCATGAAATATTACTCAGTGAGAAGTTAAAAGTGGAACAgaagtcaaaaaatgacaaaaaatgcgTTCGTAAAATATCCGAATTGTGTTCTAAATACGCTGATCTAATCACCGTTCAAGCTTGCTTATTAGAAAACGAAAGAGAAAACGTTACTTTAGCTGTTGATCTGTATAAGCGAGGTATCGATGTTTTAGGAACGCAAGAACAAAAGCATTTAAAAGCGATG gaaaatttagaaaaactgaaaaatcaaccgGAACTAGAACAAAATACTAATACATTCTTGAAATCAACTTTAAACTTATTAAATTTAGTCAGTTCTGATCCAGCTCCTCataaaatggttcaaaaatatccGAAAGCGGTTTGCGGTGCCAAAAAGAAAATTGTTTCGCTTGTTGATGAAGAATTTCGACGAATTCAGTCAAT ACACACTCTTATTTTAGAACTAgatgaaattgttttcaatggACCTGCTAAACAGCCATTCCATATTGTAGATTTAATGGCAGATAAAAGGATCATTGAGTTGCGATATGCAGAATTCAGTAAAATATATCGTGGCTTCAAAACTAAATACAACGAAGAAATG GAGAAATTGAACAACGACGAATatttgaaactggaaaaattgctATGGATTATGTTCCTAACGGATCCTACGTCTTTACAAGataatttagtaaaattaaGACAAAGATCCGGCGCCAATAAAAGTCTGAATGTGAGAAAAGGTGAAAGTATGTTCGTACTGAAAGATAATAAAGTCACCGGGACATCTTTTTATTGA